The sequence below is a genomic window from Bosea sp. F3-2.
CCAGTCGGCGGTGAGTTCCGCGATCGCAACGCTGGAGGCGCGCTACGCCACCAAACTGTTCGACAGGATCGGCCGGCGAATCGCCCTGACCGAGGCCGGCCGGCTCTTCCTGACAGAAGCCCGCGCCGTGCTGGCCCGGGCCGCAGCGGCGGAAGCCGTGCTCTCCGATCTTTCGGGGCTCGCCCGCGGCTCGCTCGCGCTGATGGCGAGCCAGACAGTGGCGAACTACTGGCTGCCGCCGCTGATCCAGCGCTTTCGCCGGGAGCATCCCGGCATCACCGTCTCGCTCGCTATCGACAACACCGAGACGGTGAGCGCCGCCATCCAGAATGGCGCCGCCGATCTCGGCTTCATCGAGGGCGAGATCGACGACCCGGCGCTGGCCATGACCGCCGTCGCAGAGGACGAACTCGTCATCGTCGCGCCGGCCGGCCATCCCTGGGCGGAAACGCCCCCTTCCCCTGCCGAACTGAAGCAGGGCGCCTGGGTGCTGCGCGAGCCGGGCTCAGGGACGCGGGCCATGTTCGAGGCGGCGCTGCCGGGGCTTGGCCTCGACGCGACCGACCTGACGGTGGCGCTGGAGCTGCCCTCCAACGAGGCGATCTGCGCCGCGGTCGCCGCCGGCGCCGGCACCACCGCGATCTCGCGGCTCGTCGCCGCCAACGCCATTGCCGCCGGGCGCCTCGTCACCGTAGCGCTGCCGCTACCGAAGCGCCGCTTCCTCGCGCTCCGGCACAAGGAACGCTACCTCGCGAAGGCAGCGGCAGCCTTCCTGGCGCTGGCAGGAACCAGCGCGCCCTGAGCGGATCTCAAGGGTGATCTCCGACCTGTCCGTCTCAGGGCGGTTGACATCTATGTTATGTTATAATGTAACAGATCATCTTTCATCGAACCGGGTCTCTCCGATGGCTTCGTCTCCCCTCCTCGTCGACCGGCGCCTGCCGGTCACGGTCCTCTCCGGCTTCCTCGGTGCCGGCAAGACCACGCTGCTCAACCACATCCTGAACAATCGCGAAGGCCGGCGCGTCGCCGTCATCGTCAACGACATGAGCGAGGTGAACATCGACGCTGATCTCGTGCGTGAGGGTGGTGCCAATCTCTCCAAGACCGAGGAGAGCCTGGTCGAGATGAGCAATGGCTGCATCTGCTGCACGCTGCGCGACGATCTGCTCAGCGAGGTGCGCCGCCTCGCCGAGGAGCGGAAGTTCGACTACCTGCTGATCGAGGGCACAGGCATCGCCGAGCCGCTGCCGATCGCTGCGACCTTCTCCTTCCGCGACGAGGAGGATCGTTCGCTCGACGACGTCGCCCGGCTCGACACGATGGCGACCGTCGTCGACGCGCTCAACCTGCTCCGGGACTACGACAGCCGCGATTTCCTCGGCGACCGCGGCGAGACGGCCGGCGAGGGCGACGAGCGCACGCTGGTCGACCTGCTCGTCGAACAGATCGAATTTGCCGATGTGGTGGTGATCAACAAGGCGAGCGAGGTCTCGCCGCAGGAGTTGGAGAAGGTCAGGCTGGTGGTGCGCGGGCTCAATGCCGATGCCCGCATCGTCGAGGCCGATTTCGGCCGCGTGCCGCTCGACCGGCTGCTCGATACCAAGCTCTACAGCGAGGAGAAGGCGCAGACCCACCCGCTCTGGCACAAGGAGCTCTACGGCTTCCGCGACCATGTGCCGGAGACCGAGGAATACGGCATCCGCTCCTTCGTCTACCGGGCGCGGCGGCCGTTCCATCCGCTGAAGCTGCACGCCTTCATGGGCAAGCGCTTGCCAGGCGTCGTCCGGGCCAAGGGCCATTTCTGGCTGGCGACCCGGCCGCATTGGGTCGGCGAATATTCGCTCGCCGGGCGCATCACCCGCACCGAAGGCATGGGGCGCTGGTGGGCGGCGGCGCCGAAGGAGCGCTGGCCGCGCTCGGAGGAATTCCTGTCGCTGATGCACAGGCACTGGTCGCCGACATGGGGCGACCGGCGCCAGGAAATGGTGTTCATCGGCGGGCCGGAGATGGACGAGGCGGCGATCCGCGCCGAACTCGACGCCTGCCTGACCGGCAGCCCGACGACCGGGCTGACGCAGGCGCTGCTCGGACTCGAAGACCCGTTCCCGCGCTGGGACCGCGACGCGGCCTAAATACGAAATGCGATCCTTGGCCAGGAACCACCGTCATCCCGGACGGAGCCCTCGGGTCCGATCTTCGATCGGCCCAAGGATGAACTCCGCGAAGATCCGGGATCCATGCCTGAGCCTTGATCGGAGACGCCCCGGCATGGATCCCGGGTCAAACCCGGGATGACGTCGTGGTTATATCGAGAACCAGCATGCCGAATGGCTCAGGCTGCCGCGGCCGCGCCCGGCGCAGCGCGCATCAGCATGCCGAAGAGATCGCGCGGGTCGTCGGGGTCCGCGATCAGGTCGAGATCGACATAGGTGCCGGCCTCGCGTATGCGCTCATGAACATAGCGCAGCGCCGAGAAATCCTCGATCGCGAAGCCGACCGAGTCGAATAGCGTGATCTGGCGGGCATCCGTGCGCCCCACCGCCGTGCCGGCGATGACCTTCCACAGCTCCTCGACCGGGTGATCGGGATCGAGCTGCTGGATGTCGCCCTCGATGCGGGTCTGCGGCGGATATTCGACGAAGATCGAGGAGCGCAGCAGCACGTCGCGGTGGATCTCGGTCTTGCCGGGGCAGTCGCCGCCGACCGCGTTGATGTGGACGCCGGCGCCAACCATGTTGTCGGTCAGGATCGTGG
It includes:
- a CDS encoding LysR family transcriptional regulator, giving the protein MTLEQLRIFVAVAEREHLTQGAHALNLTQSAVSSAIATLEARYATKLFDRIGRRIALTEAGRLFLTEARAVLARAAAAEAVLSDLSGLARGSLALMASQTVANYWLPPLIQRFRREHPGITVSLAIDNTETVSAAIQNGAADLGFIEGEIDDPALAMTAVAEDELVIVAPAGHPWAETPPSPAELKQGAWVLREPGSGTRAMFEAALPGLGLDATDLTVALELPSNEAICAAVAAGAGTTAISRLVAANAIAAGRLVTVALPLPKRRFLALRHKERYLAKAAAAFLALAGTSAP
- a CDS encoding GTP-binding protein, which encodes MASSPLLVDRRLPVTVLSGFLGAGKTTLLNHILNNREGRRVAVIVNDMSEVNIDADLVREGGANLSKTEESLVEMSNGCICCTLRDDLLSEVRRLAEERKFDYLLIEGTGIAEPLPIAATFSFRDEEDRSLDDVARLDTMATVVDALNLLRDYDSRDFLGDRGETAGEGDERTLVDLLVEQIEFADVVVINKASEVSPQELEKVRLVVRGLNADARIVEADFGRVPLDRLLDTKLYSEEKAQTHPLWHKELYGFRDHVPETEEYGIRSFVYRARRPFHPLKLHAFMGKRLPGVVRAKGHFWLATRPHWVGEYSLAGRITRTEGMGRWWAAAPKERWPRSEEFLSLMHRHWSPTWGDRRQEMVFIGGPEMDEAAIRAELDACLTGSPTTGLTQALLGLEDPFPRWDRDAA